The Rana temporaria chromosome 4, aRanTem1.1, whole genome shotgun sequence genome contains a region encoding:
- the LOC120937830 gene encoding probable serine/threonine-protein kinase DDB_G0277449: MATGAEAESAKCRNSLYPNNIDPDLRDVIERLLEENPKVRGTAVERLREHSFFRSIEWKKLEEGKVTPPLWMPDCQEKDTNDTNEQIEVKKLIHHRRKKQRRIANAKQRLFDGFSFISRKWKKDAEQEMKE, from the exons ATGGCCACAGGAGCAGAAGCAGAATCGGCCAAATGCAGGAACTCACTCTATCCAAACAACATTGACCCTGACCTTCGAGATGTCATTGAGCGA CTTCTTGAAGAAAATCCAAAAGTTCGCGGGACGGCAGTGGAAAGACTGCGAGAACACTCCTTCTTCAGATCAATTGAGTGGAAGAAGCTGGAGGAAGGAAAGGTTACCCCACCATTGTGGATGCCAGAT TGCCAAGAAAAAGACACAAATGACACAAATGAGCAAATAGAAGTGAAGAAACTGATTCACCACAGAAGAAAGAAACAGAGGAGAATTGCAAATGCAAAACAGAGATTGTTTGATGGCTTCAGCTTCATAAGCAGGAAatggaaaaaagatgctgaacagGAAATGAAAGAATGA